In Peptococcaceae bacterium, a single genomic region encodes these proteins:
- a CDS encoding ABC transporter ATP-binding protein, with the protein MLKIDSIDVFYDKIQVLRQVSLEVKEKETVTIIGANGAGKTTLLKTVMGLLKPARGKIELFGEPLHGLDPWLIVQRGISLVPEGRQVFPEMSVLENLYMGSYARKDKDGIQNDLENVFRLFPKLKGRSQQMAGTLSGGEQQMLAIGRALMSKPKLLLLDEPSMGLAPIIVEEIFDIIRDITSAGTTVLLVEQNARLALSIANRGYVLETGKIIMEDKAELLLNNRQVKEAYLGI; encoded by the coding sequence GTGTTAAAAATTGATAGTATTGATGTATTTTATGACAAGATTCAGGTCTTGCGGCAGGTAAGTTTGGAAGTCAAAGAAAAAGAAACGGTAACGATCATTGGAGCGAATGGGGCGGGAAAAACCACTTTGCTTAAAACAGTCATGGGTCTGTTAAAACCTGCCAGGGGAAAGATAGAATTGTTCGGCGAGCCTTTGCACGGCCTGGACCCCTGGCTTATTGTGCAGCGTGGAATTTCTCTTGTTCCGGAAGGAAGACAGGTTTTTCCCGAGATGTCGGTTTTAGAAAACCTATACATGGGCAGTTATGCCAGAAAAGATAAAGACGGTATCCAAAATGATCTGGAAAACGTTTTTAGACTGTTTCCCAAATTGAAAGGAAGGTCCCAGCAAATGGCAGGAACTCTCAGCGGCGGGGAGCAGCAGATGCTGGCTATTGGCCGCGCGCTGATGTCAAAACCCAAGCTGCTTTTGCTTGATGAGCCATCCATGGGGCTGGCTCCGATCATCGTTGAAGAGATTTTCGATATCATCAGGGATATCACAAGTGCCGGCACAACCGTGCTGCTGGTCGAGCAGAACGCGCGCCTGGCCCTCTCCATTGCCAACCGCGGGTATGTTCTGGAAACTGGTAAAATTATCATGGAAGACAAAGCTGAGCTGCTTTTGAACAACAGGCAGGTTAAGGAGGCTTATCTCGGAATATGA
- a CDS encoding FAD-dependent oxidoreductase, with the protein MSMLFSPITIGNMKLKNRIVMAPMATHFANKEGRVTKKIIDYYAERARGGTGLIITESCYVIPQGRGGNQRLGIHEDGLIDGLSQLTDAVHANGAMIAAELHHGGPQVPRMVIGEMPAAASNVYYQAGVIPPPRALSKEEVKQVVAAYAAAAGRAVKAGFDALLIHGGHGYLINSFLSPVTNRRTDCYGGDLSNRMRFLLEIIGAIRDRVGDSLPVMVRLNAEDFVEGGIRLPESLEMARMLQDAHVDCIHVTAGTHLSMEMMVQPMAIPRGVLVPFAAAIKKEVAVPVAVVGRINNPELAAKILEEGKADLITLGRALIADPYFPQKAAQGKADEIRPCIACNQGCNYQLHQGRNITCFGNPSVGKEEEWRISSAPHPKNVLVVGGGPAGMQAALTAAARGHKVVLCERNQQLGGQLYLASKPPCKDEIANLLSYMSAQLARLNVDIRLNQEIGLEDIKKMQPDAVVVATGSIPFIPPIEGVNLPHVVTAQAVLRKPEIVAGKTAVIGGGGTGLETAEFLAEKGLSVIVIEMMEDIAGDMEPTRRKLILNRLSEKGIRILIKAKVKRINPGCVVIEWLGNEQSIDADSVVLATGALPVKKLGEELRELNLEVHFVGDCLNPRTGLDAISDGFQAGLSI; encoded by the coding sequence ATGAGCATGCTTTTCTCCCCAATTACTATTGGGAATATGAAACTGAAAAACCGTATTGTTATGGCGCCTATGGCGACTCATTTCGCCAATAAAGAAGGCAGAGTCACCAAAAAAATAATTGATTACTACGCAGAACGGGCTCGCGGAGGCACAGGACTCATAATTACTGAATCCTGCTATGTAATCCCCCAGGGAAGAGGTGGGAATCAACGGTTAGGCATCCATGAGGATGGTTTAATTGATGGTTTGTCTCAGCTGACTGATGCTGTCCATGCCAATGGGGCAATGATTGCGGCCGAACTGCATCATGGAGGACCCCAGGTCCCGCGGATGGTGATTGGCGAGATGCCGGCGGCCGCTTCGAACGTGTATTATCAGGCAGGTGTAATACCGCCGCCGCGCGCTCTTTCTAAAGAAGAAGTAAAACAGGTGGTGGCCGCTTACGCTGCAGCAGCTGGTAGAGCGGTAAAAGCCGGCTTTGACGCCCTGTTGATTCATGGCGGTCATGGTTATTTGATTAACAGCTTTTTATCCCCTGTAACGAACAGGAGAACGGATTGCTACGGTGGGGACCTTTCGAACCGGATGAGGTTTTTGCTGGAGATTATTGGCGCTATTCGAGACAGAGTAGGCGATAGCTTGCCTGTCATGGTCCGGTTGAATGCTGAAGACTTTGTGGAAGGAGGGATAAGGCTGCCGGAATCCCTGGAAATGGCCAGGATGCTGCAGGATGCTCATGTGGACTGCATCCATGTCACGGCAGGGACTCATCTCTCCATGGAAATGATGGTTCAACCCATGGCAATTCCCCGGGGTGTTCTGGTTCCCTTTGCCGCCGCTATAAAAAAAGAAGTTGCGGTTCCTGTGGCGGTGGTGGGACGTATCAACAACCCGGAATTAGCCGCTAAAATCCTGGAAGAGGGGAAGGCCGATTTGATCACATTAGGCCGGGCCCTCATTGCCGACCCGTATTTTCCCCAGAAGGCAGCCCAGGGCAAGGCCGATGAAATCAGGCCGTGCATAGCCTGCAACCAGGGATGCAATTACCAGCTGCATCAGGGCAGGAATATTACCTGTTTTGGTAATCCCTCTGTTGGCAAAGAAGAGGAATGGAGGATCAGTTCCGCCCCGCACCCCAAAAATGTCCTGGTAGTGGGCGGCGGGCCTGCCGGTATGCAGGCCGCCCTGACAGCCGCAGCGCGAGGCCATAAGGTAGTACTTTGCGAGAGAAACCAGCAATTGGGCGGACAGTTATATTTAGCCTCTAAACCGCCCTGCAAGGATGAGATCGCCAACCTGTTGAGTTATATGTCTGCTCAGCTTGCCAGGCTTAACGTTGATATAAGGTTAAACCAGGAAATAGGACTTGAGGACATAAAGAAGATGCAGCCTGACGCCGTTGTGGTGGCGACCGGCTCAATACCTTTTATCCCACCAATTGAAGGGGTGAATTTACCTCATGTAGTAACCGCTCAGGCTGTTTTGCGCAAACCGGAAATAGTGGCGGGGAAGACGGCAGTGATCGGCGGCGGCGGCACGGGTTTAGAAACCGCCGAATTTCTAGCAGAAAAAGGACTCAGTGTTATTGTTATAGAGATGATGGAAGATATTGCTGGTGATATGGAACCGACAAGGCGAAAGCTGATCCTGAACAGGTTAAGCGAAAAAGGGATCAGGATTCTGATAAAAGCAAAAGTGAAACGAATTAATCCAGGCTGCGTAGTGATTGAATGGTTGGGAAATGAACAAAGTATAGACGCGGACAGCGTGGTGCTGGCAACCGGCGCCCTGCCAGTTAAGAAACTGGGTGAAGAGCTGCGGGAACTAAATCTTGAAGTGCATTTTGTTGGCGACTGTCTGAATCCGCGTACCGGCCTGGATGCAATCAGCGACGGGTTCCAGGCGGGTCTAAGCATATAG